In Streptomyces sannanensis, the DNA window CGGGCGCGGCGCGAGCTTTGCGTTCGCGGCGACACCCATCCGCACGCCGGCTTCCTCACCGGCGCTGCACTGCTCGCTTTCTCAGGCCGGACGTCCACCAGGTACGCGCCCTCTCGAAGGCCACCGCCCACGCGCCGCAGGAAGGCAAGTGACCACTGCCACTCCCACCGGCTGCGACGCCGTGGAGGAGCGTGTGCTGCGGCTGGGGCTGGGGCTGCGCGCGAACCTGCCGCAGTTCGTCCTCCTGGTCGCGGTCAACGCGCTGGTCGACGGGATGCTCGGCCAGAAGCGCACCGTGCTGCGCTGCTTATCGGGTCCTGTCCTCGCCCTTCGCCGACGGCCAGTGCTCCAGCAGCACATGCAGCGCATCGACGGCCCGCTTCCAGGACGCCTCAACGTCTCGGGAGTGCCCGAATCCGCCGGTGGCTTCGAGGCTGGTGCAGCCGTGGAAGGCGCTGCGCAGGAGAAAGACCGCGTCGGTCAGGTCGGGCTCGTCGAGGCTGTACGCCCGCAGCATCCCGTACGTCAACTCGATGCTGCGGAGATGACCCGGGGATTCGGCGACGCGGTCCGGGTCCAACTGGATCCATGTTGCCGCATAGCGCCCGGGGTGTTGCAGCGCGAACTCCCGGTAGGCGTGGGCGAACGCGGCGAGCGCGTCCTTCCCGGAGCGGCCGGCTACCGCCATGCCGATGCGGTCGGTCATCTCGCCGGCGGCCAGCACGGCCACCCGGGTCCGCAGGTCCTGGACGTTCTTGACGTGTGAGTACAGGCTCGCGTCCTTCACGCCGAAGCTCCGGGCGAGCGCGGACACCGTGACGTTGTCGAAGCCGACCTCGTCGGCGAGATCGGCTGCGGCCCTGGTGACCCGGTCAGCCGTCAGCCCCACACGTGCTGCCATGAGTTGCCGCCTCCAACGCCTGGATCATCCAGGTGTCAGCCTAATACACATAGGCACGGAGGCAGCCGCGGAGTGTCCCGGAGGCACCCGGACACGCCCCATTGACCTGGCCCTGACCTTCGGGTCAGCATCATCCGGAACGCCCCCCACGCCAGTCCCACCCGTACCGACGTGAGGAGCCCGCCCCATGCGCACCTATCGCAGCACGCGGAATACCCGTCCGCGAGCGCTACGCACAGCCGTCGCCATCTTCGCGGCCTCCGCCGCCCTCGGCGCCACGTTGGTGACCGCACCGGCCGCCGCAATCGCCACGGCCGCCGAAGGCGAGCCCGGCAACTGCAGGACCTCCGATGATCCGTCCTGGTCCGGCTGGACCGACCACGCCCAACTCGGTGCGAAACTCCGGCAGATCGAGAAGACCAGCAAGGGCCGTATGCAGGTCGAGGTCGCCGGGCGCACCACCCGGGGCCGCGAACTGTGGGCCGCGCGAGTGGGCAGCGGCCCGCGTGTCCTGATGGTGACCAGCGCCATCCACGGAAACGAGCGCGCGGGAACCGAAGCGCTCATCGGCATCCTCAAGGACCTCGGTTCGAGCACCGACCCGAAGACCACCGAACTCCTCAGCAGGGTCACCCTGGTTGCCATGCCGATGGTGAACCCGGACGGCGGCGAGCTCAACCGCCGTATCAACGTACATTCCTGGGACCAGACCGTCGCCCAGTTCCCCCAGCTGACCGGGGCACCCCGCGCCTGGTATCACAGCCTCAGCGGCGACGGCATCGACCAGCCCGGCTATGACCTCAACCGGGACTTCAACCCGGACCTCGGCTACACCCCGCGGGCCACCGATCTCCCCGGCAGGCAGACCGACGCCGGCTTCTTCCTCTCCCCCGAGTCGCGCGCGATCCGCGACACGTATGTGAAGATGCGCGACGAGAAGGGTTCTGTCGACGCGTTCATCGACCTGCACCACATGGGTCCCTGCGAGCGCGTCACCGGCGGCCCGCAGGACGGCAAGCTGATCACGGTCTCGCTGGACTATCCGCCGCTCGGCGTGAACGACGGGGCCAAGTACAAGAAGCACTGGCCGAAGCTGGACCAGGACAAGTCCCGCCGCTATGCGCTCACGGTGGCCAACGGCATCGCCGACGCATACGGCGAGCAGTCGAGGCTCGCCGCGACCGGCCGCTATCTGCACCCTGCCGCACGCGAATACGCCGGCCAGGGCCGCTCCGCCTTCGCCCTCAACGGGACCGGCACGGTGCTCTTCGAGGTCCGTGGCCAGCAAGACGACTTGGGGCAGCGGCAGCGCGGGATGTTCGTCAGATCCGTACGTACCGGAGTGGAGTCCCTGATGACGGGCCTGGCCTCGGGCAGCGCCGACCGGGTCGACGGGGACGACTTCTTCGAGCTGCCGGACTACGGGTGGGAGACCACCGCGGACTGACCTCGGGGAACGGGTCCCGTGCACAGGCACGGGACCCACGCAGCAACGCGACCCGCGTCGCAGCTGCTTGAGCATGCGAGTGGAGTGCGTGCAAGAGAGCGGCTGCGGAAGGCGGCACCGCATCGGCAGATCGAGGTCATTCAGACCTTGAACAGGAACAGGTCCCGGGCAGAGGCACTCGTCGAGTTGTACAAGGAGGCCAAGACGCACGTGCCCCATTCCCTCAAGGGCACCCCACGCGTGGTGGGACGCGACGGCGACGGCTCCTTCTGGATCTTGCCGAAAGAAGGCAAGCGCCACGCTCCTTCTCCGGAGATCCTCTTTCAGTGCGTCTCACCTGCGCAGCGGACGAGGATCACGCCCCGCCCGGATCGACCAGCCGTGGCAGGCCAGGCCGTTCAGTCAGCGGTTCGGGCCGGCTCCTGGGAGTCGAGGACGGGCTGACCCACTGGAGCGCTGAAGAACGAGACCGGCACTCAGGGCACCAACCGGTACAGACCGGACAGGAGTTCATGCTGAGGCCTGCCTGCCGGTTCGGAGGAAAACATGGATATGCTGCTGGCGATCCTGTTATTGATCACGCGCGAGGAGATGCCTCAGTCGGTGTGTTTGGGCACCCCGCCCCTGGCGGCGAGCCTGCCGCAGGCCGCCGGCACAGCGCGCCGCTACCGCGGCTCGCGAGCTCCCTTTCGCACGAGTATCCCTCAATGATCATCAAGTCGGCGGGGGGTGTTGGTGCGGCCGTCGATCGCTCCTTACTCCCACGCTGCCGTTTCTCGGAGGCCCCGTGACGACCCCGTTCTCAGACGCAACCGGCCCGTCAACCCCGCCGGCCCAATGCCCCGCGCACGCAGCCCAGGCCGACGGGCGCGCGCGGATGTATGGCCCGGAGGCAGACGCCCCGTACGCTCTGTACGAGAGGCTCCGTCGCGAGCACGGCCCGGTGGCGCCGGTACTGCTTCCCGGCGATGTTCCGGCCTGGTTCGTGCTGGGACACCGCGAGAACCTCGAGGTGATGCGCAGCGCCTCGAAGTACTCCTGCGATTCCCGCATATGGAACATCCAGCTGCAGGCGGACTCTCCTCTGCTCCCGATCACGGCCTGGCAGCCCCTGCTGGTCTTCACCGACGGCGCCGAACACGCACGGCTGCGTGCCGCCGTGACCGACAGCCTGGCCCGATTCAACCGGCACGGGATCCGCCGCGACGTGGTCCGCTACACGCTTCAGCTGATCGACACGTTCTCGGGCGCCGGCCGGGCAGACCTGGTGACCGAGTTCACCGAGAAACTGCCCATCCTCGTTCTCGCGCGCCAGTTCGGCATTCCTGAAGGGGATGCGTTGAAGCTGGGCGAGGCCGTGCGCGACATGGTCAAGGGAACCGAGACAGCACTGGAAAGCAACCAGTTCGTGGTGTCTGTCATGTCGGATCTGGTCAATCGGAAGAAGGGCCAGCCCGGGGACGACTTCGCCAGCTGGCTGCTGAGCCACGAGTCGACTCTCAGTGACGACGAGGCCATGGAGCATCTGCGGCACGCGATCATCGCGGCGCACGAGAACACCGCCAACCTGATGGCCAACGCACTCAAATGTGTCCTCACCGACGGTCGGTTCCGCGCAAGCCTCTCGGGCGGATCGATGACTCTGCCGGACGCGCTGGACCAGGTGATGTGGGACGCACCGCCTCTCGCGGTCGGGGGTTGCCGGTGGGCCACCGGTGACACTCGGCTGGGGGATCAGGAGATCAAGGCCGGGGACATGGTGATGCTGGGGCTGGCAGCCGGGAACGTCGACCCCGAGATCCGGCCCG includes these proteins:
- a CDS encoding TetR/AcrR family transcriptional regulator, whose product is MAARVGLTADRVTRAAADLADEVGFDNVTVSALARSFGVKDASLYSHVKNVQDLRTRVAVLAAGEMTDRIGMAVAGRSGKDALAAFAHAYREFALQHPGRYAATWIQLDPDRVAESPGHLRSIELTYGMLRAYSLDEPDLTDAVFLLRSAFHGCTSLEATGGFGHSRDVEASWKRAVDALHVLLEHWPSAKGEDRTR
- a CDS encoding cytochrome P450 — its product is MAPVLLPGDVPAWFVLGHRENLEVMRSASKYSCDSRIWNIQLQADSPLLPITAWQPLLVFTDGAEHARLRAAVTDSLARFNRHGIRRDVVRYTLQLIDTFSGAGRADLVTEFTEKLPILVLARQFGIPEGDALKLGEAVRDMVKGTETALESNQFVVSVMSDLVNRKKGQPGDDFASWLLSHESTLSDDEAMEHLRHAIIAAHENTANLMANALKCVLTDGRFRASLSGGSMTLPDALDQVMWDAPPLAVGGCRWATGDTRLGDQEIKAGDMVMLGLAAGNVDPEIRPDLSKPVHGNRAHLAFSSGPHECPGQDIGRAIADTGIDTLLARLPDIQLGVAEDELRVTGSLLSSRLDGLPVRFTPRRPGRQSNASAAAADTGGRAALAGQPLPPAAPAAAPAATPAGGHASVPVPWWHRLFGRRSE
- a CDS encoding M14 family zinc carboxypeptidase, giving the protein MRTYRSTRNTRPRALRTAVAIFAASAALGATLVTAPAAAIATAAEGEPGNCRTSDDPSWSGWTDHAQLGAKLRQIEKTSKGRMQVEVAGRTTRGRELWAARVGSGPRVLMVTSAIHGNERAGTEALIGILKDLGSSTDPKTTELLSRVTLVAMPMVNPDGGELNRRINVHSWDQTVAQFPQLTGAPRAWYHSLSGDGIDQPGYDLNRDFNPDLGYTPRATDLPGRQTDAGFFLSPESRAIRDTYVKMRDEKGSVDAFIDLHHMGPCERVTGGPQDGKLITVSLDYPPLGVNDGAKYKKHWPKLDQDKSRRYALTVANGIADAYGEQSRLAATGRYLHPAAREYAGQGRSAFALNGTGTVLFEVRGQQDDLGQRQRGMFVRSVRTGVESLMTGLASGSADRVDGDDFFELPDYGWETTAD